A window from Salarias fasciatus chromosome 11, fSalaFa1.1, whole genome shotgun sequence encodes these proteins:
- the LOC115396637 gene encoding E3 ubiquitin/ISG15 ligase TRIM25-like isoform X1 yields MIFNMATASAFLSEDQFLCSICLDVFTEPVSIPCGHNFCKACLSQHWEGKEQCQCPLCNEKFSKGLKLRVNTAFRDVVENFKRHRVTAESSFPGAPGQVLCDCCLGNKSRASKTCLACLASFCETHLEPHQRVSTLKRHKLTRPVQNLEDKICKEHSRILEFFCLNDQTRVCALCTEHSTHDTVPLDEEYVDKQAQMRQKIKQKGGREMRAGAQSKRKGKFNARANRMVSHQMSEPINSRFPTEGLHCWSDYSYIPGNRGFSGGRFYFEVQTKGKRAWDLGVVSESVRGKRSPNCANGKWMVSFRDCNCRTPHHLPGVQRRPAKVVVFVDYENGVVLFYDAGNASMIHIFTGCNFEGRLFLFFSFSHSDDDHCVGRLQKRIESGVQQMWQQSNPCCVILLSLLFLTVLYIILQQ; encoded by the exons ATGATATTCA ATATGGCCACAGCCAGCGCTTTCCTGTCAGAGGACCAGTTCctgtgctccatctgtctggacGTTTTCACCGAGCCTGTTTCTATTCCGTGCGGGCACAACTTCTGCAAGGCCTGTCTGTCGCAGCACTGGGAAGGCAAGGAACAGTGTCAGTGTCCGCTCTGCAACGAGAAGTTCAGCAAAGGGCTCAAACTTCGCGTCAACACGGCATTCAGGGATGTGGTGGAGAATTTTAAGAGGCATCGTGTGACGGCTGAGAGCAGTTTCCCGGGCGCACCCGGGCAGGTGCTCTGCGACTGCTGCCTTGGCAACAAGTCGAGAGCCTCCAAAACCTGCCTGGCGTGTTTGGCCTCCTTCTGCGAGACACACTTGGAGCCTCATCAGAGAGTCTCCACCttaaaaagacacaaactgaCTCGTCCTGTGCAGAACCTGGAGGACAAAATATGCAAGGAGCACAGCAGGATTCTGGAGTTCTTTTGCCTGAATGACCAGACTCGCGTTTGCGCCCTGTGTACAGAGCACAGCACACATGACACAGTCCCTTTGGACGAAGAGTATGTGGACAAACAGGCTCAGATGAGGcagaaaattaaacagaaaGGAGGAAGGGAGATGAGAGCAGGTGCACAAAGCAAGAGGAAAGGAAAATTTAATGCAAGAGCAAACCGCATGGTGTCTCATCAAATGTCTGAGCCGATCAACTCAAGGTTTCCGACTGAGGGGCTACACTGTTGGAGTGACTACTCATACATCCCTGGTAATAGGGGCTTTTCTGGGGGGAGATTCTACTTTGAGGTTCAGACCAAAGGAAAGAGGGCTTGGGATTTGGGAGTCGTCTCAGAATCAGTCCGTGGAAAGAGATCTCCAAACTGTGCAAATGGAAAATGGATGGTGAGTTTCAGGGACTGCAACTGCAGAACTCCGCATCACCTGCCAGGCGTGCAGAGAAGACCAGCGAAGGTCGTAGTGTTTGTAGATTACGAGAACGGGGTGGTGCTCTTCTACGATGCAGGCAATGCGTCCATGATACACATTTTTACTGGCTGTAATTTTGAAGGGagactgtttttgttcttcagcTTCAGTCATTCTGACGATGATCACTGTGTTGGGAGGTTACAGAAAAGGATCGAGAGCGGGGTTCAACAAATGTGGCAGCAGTCCAATCCCTGCTGTGTTATTCTGCTCTCCTTGCTCTTTCTGACAGTCTTATACATaatcttacaacaataa
- the LOC115396637 gene encoding E3 ubiquitin/ISG15 ligase TRIM25-like isoform X2, producing MATASAFLSEDQFLCSICLDVFTEPVSIPCGHNFCKACLSQHWEGKEQCQCPLCNEKFSKGLKLRVNTAFRDVVENFKRHRVTAESSFPGAPGQVLCDCCLGNKSRASKTCLACLASFCETHLEPHQRVSTLKRHKLTRPVQNLEDKICKEHSRILEFFCLNDQTRVCALCTEHSTHDTVPLDEEYVDKQAQMRQKIKQKGGREMRAGAQSKRKGKFNARANRMVSHQMSEPINSRFPTEGLHCWSDYSYIPGNRGFSGGRFYFEVQTKGKRAWDLGVVSESVRGKRSPNCANGKWMVSFRDCNCRTPHHLPGVQRRPAKVVVFVDYENGVVLFYDAGNASMIHIFTGCNFEGRLFLFFSFSHSDDDHCVGRLQKRIESGVQQMWQQSNPCCVILLSLLFLTVLYIILQQ from the coding sequence ATGGCCACAGCCAGCGCTTTCCTGTCAGAGGACCAGTTCctgtgctccatctgtctggacGTTTTCACCGAGCCTGTTTCTATTCCGTGCGGGCACAACTTCTGCAAGGCCTGTCTGTCGCAGCACTGGGAAGGCAAGGAACAGTGTCAGTGTCCGCTCTGCAACGAGAAGTTCAGCAAAGGGCTCAAACTTCGCGTCAACACGGCATTCAGGGATGTGGTGGAGAATTTTAAGAGGCATCGTGTGACGGCTGAGAGCAGTTTCCCGGGCGCACCCGGGCAGGTGCTCTGCGACTGCTGCCTTGGCAACAAGTCGAGAGCCTCCAAAACCTGCCTGGCGTGTTTGGCCTCCTTCTGCGAGACACACTTGGAGCCTCATCAGAGAGTCTCCACCttaaaaagacacaaactgaCTCGTCCTGTGCAGAACCTGGAGGACAAAATATGCAAGGAGCACAGCAGGATTCTGGAGTTCTTTTGCCTGAATGACCAGACTCGCGTTTGCGCCCTGTGTACAGAGCACAGCACACATGACACAGTCCCTTTGGACGAAGAGTATGTGGACAAACAGGCTCAGATGAGGcagaaaattaaacagaaaGGAGGAAGGGAGATGAGAGCAGGTGCACAAAGCAAGAGGAAAGGAAAATTTAATGCAAGAGCAAACCGCATGGTGTCTCATCAAATGTCTGAGCCGATCAACTCAAGGTTTCCGACTGAGGGGCTACACTGTTGGAGTGACTACTCATACATCCCTGGTAATAGGGGCTTTTCTGGGGGGAGATTCTACTTTGAGGTTCAGACCAAAGGAAAGAGGGCTTGGGATTTGGGAGTCGTCTCAGAATCAGTCCGTGGAAAGAGATCTCCAAACTGTGCAAATGGAAAATGGATGGTGAGTTTCAGGGACTGCAACTGCAGAACTCCGCATCACCTGCCAGGCGTGCAGAGAAGACCAGCGAAGGTCGTAGTGTTTGTAGATTACGAGAACGGGGTGGTGCTCTTCTACGATGCAGGCAATGCGTCCATGATACACATTTTTACTGGCTGTAATTTTGAAGGGagactgtttttgttcttcagcTTCAGTCATTCTGACGATGATCACTGTGTTGGGAGGTTACAGAAAAGGATCGAGAGCGGGGTTCAACAAATGTGGCAGCAGTCCAATCCCTGCTGTGTTATTCTGCTCTCCTTGCTCTTTCTGACAGTCTTATACATaatcttacaacaataa